A stretch of Tripterygium wilfordii isolate XIE 37 chromosome 11, ASM1340144v1, whole genome shotgun sequence DNA encodes these proteins:
- the LOC120008713 gene encoding uncharacterized protein LOC120008713, which yields MRPNYNHVFWKERFLAGLPPLFAERVKTHLRNIHGGTYDLTHYSYGSLINEITKEGLAHYNDMNLRNQLKKQRRTGKKGVGQFCQQFGYNLRMPKPNSSSKKEKFFKKRNFYKKPHKFIPRKDKHVSTSYKQKSFPRWGAKCTRATKDQARPRNRQPGKQRINQLAIPDNDKAELLKILSEDFEIQSHTSDEDNIHINESSSSFEPQSECEKSKCEFDYYKAIIKMNGLSINTLTQNETFMLDLIDTIADPQAKQEAIERLISLQKDKTSRDFKTDPKEISASPAHTLREVLNRTTPPKPVTLEDLKQEVNNLKSETKSHRT from the exons ATGAGACCCAACTATAATCATGTCTTCTGGAAAGAAAGATTCTTAGCAGGGTTACCCCCTCTCTTTGCTGAAAGAGTTAAAACTCATCTTAGGAACATTCATGGAGGGACTTATGACTTAACCCATTACTCTTATGGTAGTCTCATAAATGAAATTACCAAAGAAGGATTAGCCCACTATAATGACATGAACTTAAGAAATCAGCTTAAGAAGCAAAGACGGACTGGTAAGAAGGGAGTGGGGCAGTTCTGCCAACAGTTTGGATATAACTTGAGAATGCCAAAACCAAATTCCTCTTCTAAGAAAGAAAAATTCTTTAAGAAAAGAAACTTTTATAAAAAGCCTCATAAATTTATTCCTAGAAAAGATAAACATGTCTCTACATCTTATAAGCAAAAATCTTTCCCTAGGTGGGGTGCTAAATGCACCAGAGCGACCAAAGATCAAGCCAGGCCACGAAATAGACAACCC GGCAAACAAAGAATTAATCAATTAGCCATTCCTGACAATGATAAAGCCGAACTTCTCAAAATCTTATCTGAAGATTTTGAAATCCAATCCCATACTTCTGATGAGGATAATATCCATATCAATGAATCCTCTTCCTCCTTTGAACCTCAATCCGAGTGTGAGAAAAGCAAGTGTGAATTTGATTATTATAAAGCCATCATAAAAATGAATGGATTAAGCATTAACACTCTTACTCAAAATGAAACTTTTATGCTAGACTTGATAGATACTATTGCCGATCCACAAGCCAAACAAGAAGCAATAGAGAGACTTATTAGTCTTCAAAAGGATAAAACCTCTAGGGATTTTAAAACAGATCCAAAAGAGATATCTGCATCTCCCGCCCATACTCTAAGAGAGGTCTTAAATAGAACCACTCCACCCAAACCTGTAACTTTAGAAGATTTAAAGCAAGAGGTTAATAACCTAAAATCTGAAACAAAATCCCATAGAACCTAA